The proteins below come from a single Pseudomonadota bacterium genomic window:
- a CDS encoding UDP-glucose/GDP-mannose dehydrogenase family protein has product LPPLADKGARLQVHDPEGMSEAKKMFPDFTYANSAYEACDNADAVVLLTEWNQYRALDLADIKKRMKTPIFIDLRNVYTPAKMRESGFEYYGVGRK; this is encoded by the coding sequence TTGCCGCCCCTGGCTGATAAAGGGGCCCGGCTTCAGGTTCATGATCCTGAAGGGATGTCCGAAGCGAAGAAAATGTTTCCTGATTTCACCTACGCCAATTCCGCCTACGAAGCTTGCGATAATGCTGATGCGGTGGTTCTTTTGACCGAATGGAACCAGTATCGGGCCCTGGACCTGGCGGACATTAAAAAGCGGATGAAAACCCCAATCTTCATCGATCTGCGCAATGTCTATACCCCGGCTAAGATGCGGGAATCTGGATTTGAGTATTATGGGGTTGGCAGAAAATAG